A single genomic interval of Dysidea avara chromosome 6, odDysAvar1.4, whole genome shotgun sequence harbors:
- the LOC136258035 gene encoding SH2/SH3 adapter protein NCK1-like yields the protein MQQPAGQSTKAIARYKYTSRSAEELSFEKGQEVMVLEKEGGGWWRGKCGSYEGWFPANYVEEIEAAPPPAAAANVVPPSKKPVICSVVALYSFESGNSEELPFQKGDLMDVIGQPPDDPEWWEACKQDGSHGLVPRNYVEVVHSSITSNGKTSPSGDPSSGSTQDFPFKTEQWFHGKISRQVAERLLVSRGRDGEYLVRDSEALPGNFSISMKAPDRIKHFRIQILDGQYCIGQRKFNTMQALIDHYHQAPIYTPQPGIKMYLTNGLSRT from the coding sequence ATGCAACAGCCCGCGGGTCAATCCACTAAAGCTATCGCTCGTTATAAATATACTAGTCGTAGTGCAGAGGAGTTATCATTTGAGAAGGGTCAAGAAGTGATGGTGTTAGAAAAGGAAGGGGGTGGATGGTGGAGGGGAAAATGTGGAAGTTATGAAGGATGGTTTCCCGCCAATTACGTTGAAGAGATAGAAGCTGCACCTCCTCCAGCAGCAGCTGCTAATGTAGTACCACCATCAAAGAAGCCAGTGATTTGTTCTGTTGTAGCATTATATTCTTTTGAGAGTGGCAACTCTGAAGAATTGCCATTCCAGAAAGGAGACTTGATGGACGTTATAGGGCAACCACCAGATGACCCAGAATGGTGGGAGGCTTGTAAACAAGATGGCAGCCATGGACTAGTCCCAAGGAATTATGTTGAAGTGGTGCACTCGTCTATTACTAGTAATGGTAAGACCTCACCAAGTGGTGACCCTAGTTCTGGATCAACTCAAGACTTTCCCTTCAAGACAGAACAGTGGTTTCATGGTAAAATCTCTCGCCAGGTAGCTGAACGATTGCTGGTCAGTCGAGGAAGAGATGGGGAGTACCTGGTTCGAGACAGTGAAGCACTGCCTGGTAATTTCTCCATATCAATGAAGGCACCAGATAGAATCAAGCACTTTAGAATACAGATATTGGATGGGCAATATTGTATCGGTCAACGCAAATTCAACACAATGCAAGCGCTGATCGATCACTACCACCAAGCCCCCATCTACACCCCTCAGCCTGGCATCAAAATGTATCTAACCAATGGATTGTCACGGACATAA